In Vitis riparia cultivar Riparia Gloire de Montpellier isolate 1030 chromosome 19, EGFV_Vit.rip_1.0, whole genome shotgun sequence, the following proteins share a genomic window:
- the LOC117908462 gene encoding uncharacterized protein LOC117908462: protein MAYLLPNLSPSLLISSSSKSKPNSIPTKPINFNLSSSSSSSSSSTSTTLTNLQSSTLQDAQVNLQTAGARDNQQQNQQRQQRDDFYVNLGLAVRTLREDLPLLFSKDLNYDIYRDDITFLDPLNTFTGIENYKLIFWALRFHGRILFREISLEVFRVWQPSENVILIRWNLRGVPRVPWEAKGEFQGTSRYKLDRNGKIYEHKVDNLAFNFPQPLKPAASVLDLVTACPASPNPTFLWGSAADVYSSSWVEFYRAVRETLDRQEHNLLAQDGLVTCS, encoded by the exons ATGGCTTATCTTCTACCAAATCTCTCACCATCTCTACTCATCTCTTCTTCCTCCAAATCAAAACCCAATTCAATTCCCACAAAACCCATTAATTTcaatctctcttcttcttcttcttcttcttcttcttccactaGTACTACTCTTACCAATCTTCAATCCTCAACACTCCAGGATGCGCAGGTTAACCTCCAAACCGCAGGTGCGCGTGATAACCAGCAGCAGAACCAGCAGCGGCAGCAGAGGGATGACTTCTATGTCAACCTGGGCCTTGCTGTACGGACTCTCCGTGAGGACCTCCCTTTGCTCTTCTCCAAAGACcttaattatgatatttacaG GGATGATATAACTTTCTTAGACCCACTGAACACGTTTACTGGTATTGAGAACTATAAATTGATCTTCTGGGCATTAAGGTTTCATGGGCGGATTCTGTTTAGGGAGATTTCTCTTGAGGTTTTTAGGGTTTGGCAGCCTTCAGAGAATGTGATTTTGATTAGGTGGAACTTGAGGGGTGTCCCTAGGGTTCCATGGGAAGCTAAAGGAGAGTTTCAGGGCACATCCCGCTATAAATTGGATCGAAATGGGAAAATTTACGAACACAAAGTGGATAACTTAGCATTCAATTTCCCACAGCCGCTGAAACCGGCGGCATCAGTGTTGGATTTGGTCACTGCCTGCCCTGCAAGCCCGAATCCAACCTTCTTGTGGGGTTCGGCTGCAGACGTGTACTCGTCATCTTGGGTGGAGTTTTATAGGGCTGTGAGGGAGACATTGGATCGCCAAGAGCACAATCTTCTTGCCCAAGATGGATTGGttacttgttcatag
- the LOC117908560 gene encoding putative cyclin-B3-1 yields MVAVKGKLNAAPSRVTGDKKNRKSVGLSFKVYSENERVNVGSRDSVGTSSTRKSVQFNKGTVQSNSSDSKGNLKGFEKDKDKRNSSFVRRKALADVSNVQGNCSTTSMRDGSKSVVTLGQGTITVCASSRKPSMGKMGTNISQGAGVCNTSKRASTKNLKASSNNQMTKDKGRESVNNAQRTARLSHVLTRKSLPVIRRVNKVDRSDLKENVETSEQGKGKSSFLVKTKAGEKVIPQVRNTRTNLLRNRASDGFILMASRRQTNVGAHAIPKRPIRPTLRTTVKTSNVQTQRTLKSKRTSVLDKSISGAAISSKNKEKLVPSSLPKSIGFVGPHQPAQGELPPDGNASTSTNTSDINNRRKSDRRRSFTLSLMTRSKQLEEHGEFRKLEKLPSIDDNCNHLEVAEYVEEIYQYYWVTELQAQNPSMQNYMSIQSDITPQMRGILINWLIEVHYKFELMQETLYLMVTLFDRYLSLVPIKKNDMQLVGLTALLLASKYEDFWHPRVKDLISISAESYTRDQMLGMEKVVLNKLKFRLNVPTPYVFMMRFLKAAQSDKRLEHLAFYLIELCLVEYEALKYKPSLLCASAIYLARCTLQRTPAWTPLLHKHARYEESQIRDCAEMILKFQKAARTGQLKVTYEKYMRPDQSGVAAITPLNRLPL; encoded by the exons ATGGTGGCTGTCAAG GGAAAATTGAATGCAGCTCCAAGTCGAGTTacaggagataaaaaaaatcgCAAGAGTG TTGGCTTAAGTTTCAAGGTTTATTCTGAGAATGAGAGGGTTAATGTAGGTTCCCGTGATTCTGTTGGTACTAGTAGCAC GAGGAAATCTGTGCAGTTCAACAAAGGGACTGTTCAGAGCAATTCAAGTGATTCAAAG GGGAATCTCAAGGGTTTCGAGAAGGACAAAGACAAGCGGAATAGTTCCT TTGTTCGAAGAAAAGCTTTGGCTGATGTCAGCAATGTTCAGGGAAACTGTTCCACTACTAGCATGCGTGACGGGTCCAAATCAGT GGTTACACTGGGTCAAGGCACTATCACTGTTTGTGCCTCATCAAGGAAACCTTCCATG GGTAAAATGGGAACAAATATAAGTCAAGGCGCTGGTGTTTGTAATACTTCAAAGAGAG CAAgtacaaaaaatttgaaggccTCTTCTAATAACCAAATGACCAAGGATAAGGGCCGTGAATCTGTTAATAATGCTCAAAG GACTGCGAGGCTTTCTCATGTACTGACAAG gaAGTCATTACCAGTTATAAGGAGGGTTAACAAGGTGGACAGAAGTGATCTAAAG GAAAATGTTGAAACTTCAGAGCAGGGTAAAGGAAAATCCAGTTTCTTGG TTAAGACTAAAGCAGGCGAAAAAGTGATACCCCAAGTTAGAAACACTAGAACCAATCTTCTGAGAAATCGAGCAAGTGATGGCTTCATATTGAT GGCTTCAAGGCGTCAAACTAATGTTGGTGCTCATGCCATACCAAAAAGACCTATCAGG CCTACTTTGAGAACCACAGTCAAGACTTCTAATGTTCAAACTCAAAGGACATTGAAGTCCAAGCGGACATCGGTGTTAGACAAGTCAATATCTGGTGCTGCAATTTCATCCAAGAACAAGGAGAAACTAGTGCCATCTTCTCTTCCCAAAAGTATTGGATTCGTGGGTCCTCATCAACCAGCACAAGGAGAGCTTCCACCTGATGGCAATGCCAGCACTTCTACAAATACCTCAGATATCAATAACAGGAGAAAATCTGATCGCAGGAGATCTTTTACATTGTCATTGATGACAAGATCAAAG CAATTGGAGGAGCATGGTGAATTCAGGAAGCTGGAAAAGTTACCGAGTATAGATGACAATTGCAATCACCTAGAAGTTGCTGAATATGTTGAAGAAATCTACCAGTACTATTGGGTTACAGAG TTGCAGGCGCAGAATCCATCCATGCAAAATTATATGTCAATTCAGTCAGACATCACACCTCAGATGCGGGGCATATTGATCAATTGGCTAATTGAA GTACACTACAAATTTGAATTGATGCAAGAAACACTTTATCTCATGGTCACTTTGTTTGATCGATATCTCTCTCTGGTGCCAATTAAGAAGAATGACATGCAATTGGTTGGCCTTACCGCACTCTTGCTGGCATCTAAATATGAGGACTTTTGGCATCCAAGG GTTAAAGATTTGATTAGCATTTCAGCAGAGTCATACACAAGAGACCAGATGCTTGGAATG GAGAAGGTTGTTCTTAATAAGTTGAAATTCCGTCTGAATGTACCTACACCATATGTTTTCATGATGAGGTTTCTGAAGGCTGCTCAGTCGGACAAAAGG CTTGAACATCTAGCATTCTACCTCATTGAGCTGTGCTTGGTTGAATACGAGGCTTTGAAGTACAAGCCCTCATTGCTATGTGCATCAGCTATCTATCTTGCGAGGTGCACCCTACAAAGGACCCCTGCATGGACCCCATTGCTTCACAAGCATGCACGCTATGAAGAATCTCAAATCAG GGACTGTGCTGAGATGATCTTAAAGTTTCAAAAAGCTGCTAGAACAGGGCAGTTGAAAGTCACATACGAGAAATACATGAGGCCTGATCAAAGTGGTGTTGCTGCTATAACACCCTTGAATAGGCTTCCTCTTTAA